In the genome of Monodelphis domestica isolate mMonDom1 chromosome 2, mMonDom1.pri, whole genome shotgun sequence, one region contains:
- the LOC103101082 gene encoding natural killer cell receptor 2B4, whose amino-acid sequence MLWKSFTPLIFFTMLQNQGTSGSKMEKIDLAVITGNDIKLQPVWSQQYSESTDFIWFFRPTSTQNTHKIVSWKNGSKVTFDVDIFQNRLNAIAENLTLFINSVQKQDSGLYYMEITNLKGEVYTTAQFQVSVYDPVQEPELQVTWEPWNSTLCHVNLSCLVKGNSNLTYIWYRGRKQMNTVGKYSHIQLLIQAKNTENSFTCHASNPVSSGSHTINLTWACPSSVYSSTSELQLLLILGFSLIPLTVLLLSILIYLYVKRKKQQQQPVTDMNMTVYEKVDYGKPRRNQVQNFCGKDEHKTLYATVQLPKQLPASRPADQSKTLYSTVQEPKQKPSSEQMTANSATVYQEVQSPKRLSRKELKTFQIYF is encoded by the exons GAACATCAGGttctaaaatggagaaaattgacTTAGCTGTCATCACTGGAAATGATATCAAGTTACAACCAGTTTGGTCTCAGCAGTATTCAGAGAGCACAGATTTCATTTGGTTTTTCCGACCGACTTCTACTCAGAACACACATAAAATAGTGAGTTGGAAAAATGGCTCAAAAGTGACATTTGACGTTGACATATTTCAAAACAGACTTAATGCTATAGCTGAGAACTTGACTCTCTTCATTAACTCAGTTCAGAAGCAAGACAGTGGCCTCTACTATATggaaatcacaaatctaaaggGAGAAGTTTATACTACTGCTCAGTTCCAGGTTTCTGTGTATG ATCCAGTCCAGGAACCAGAGCTTCAGGTGACTTGGGAACCATGGAATAGCACCTTGTGCCATGTGAACCTGTCCTGCCTTGTTAAAGGGAACAGTAATTTGACCTACATCTGGTACAggggaagaaaacaaatgaatacCGTAGGAAAATATTCTCATATACAGCTCCTGATCCAAGCCAAGAACACGGAGAATTCCTTTACTTGCCATGCCAGCAATCCAGTTAGCTCAGGGAGTCATACCATCAACCTTACTTGGGCATGTCCCAGTTCAGTTTACAGTTCAACCTCAG aatTGCAGTTGCTGCTGATTTTGGGTTTCTCTTTGATTCCCCTGACTGTGTTACTCCTCAGCATACTTATTTACCTGTATGTGAAaaggaagaagcagcagcagcagccagtAACAG ATATGAACATGACGGTTTATGAGAAAGTTGATTATGGTAAGCCCCGGAGAAATCAG GTACAgaatttttgtggaaaagatgaGCATAAAACCTTGTATGCAACAGTCCAATTGCCCAAACAG CTTCCTGCTTCCAGACCTGCTGATCAAAGTAAGACATTATATTCCACAGTACAAGAACCGAAGCAG AAACCTTCCTCAGAGCAGATGACTGCCAACTCAGCCACTGTCTACCAAGAG GTCCAGAGTCCCAAAAGACTATCTCGTAAGGAGCTGAAGACATTCCAGATCTATTTCTAG